The Candidatus Methylomirabilota bacterium genome segment CCTTCGGCATCTGCGCCGCGATCATGGATTTCATCGTCGTCTGGCTCCTCATCCGCGGCGTGCGCGGCGCCTTCCACCGGCGCGAGCGCTGACGCCCGGGATCCCGCGCCGGTCAGTCGAACCGGTCGAACGCCTGCCGCACGGGACCCTGGGGTAGTATGGCCGGGTGCCCCAAGACAAGGTCGTCCCAATGCGCGAGGCGGTGGCGCGCTTCGTGCCCGACGGCGCCTCGGTCTGCATGGGCACGGCGCTGGAGGCGCTCATCCCCTTCGCCGCCGGCCATGAGCTGATCCGCCAGCGCCGGCGGGATCTGACACTGATCGGCCCGATCTCGGACATCCTCTTCGACCAGCTGATCGCCGCGGGCTGCGTCGCCCGCATCCAGGCCGCCTGGGTGGGCAACGTCTCGGCCGGGCTCGGCCACAACTACCGCCGCGCGGTGGAGCACGGCGTCCCCCACCCCGTCGCCGTCGAGGACCACTCCAATCTCAGTATCGCCCTGGCGCTCCAGGCAGGCGCGATGGGCGCGCCCTACATCCCGACCCGCTCACTTCTGGGCACGGGGCTCCTCGACTCCAACCCGTCCTTTAAAGAAGCCCGCGACCCGTTCTCAGGCGATCCCGTGGTCCTGATCCCGGCGCTCAGGCCGGACGTGGCCATCCTCCACGTCCAGCGCTCGGACGCGGAGGGCCACGCGCACTGCTGGGGCACTCTCGGCGTTACGCGGCAGGCGGCGATGGCCGCCCGAAGGGTCATCATCGTGGCCGAGGAGATCTGGCCGCGCGAGCGCATCCTCTCCGACCCCGGCCTCGTGCTGGCGCCCGCTCTCAAGGTCGCGGCCGTGGTCCACGAGCCCTTTGGCGCCTATCCCTCGCCGGTCCAGGGCTACTACGGGCGCGGGCACGACTTCTACCACCGCTACCACGAGGAAACGCGGACGGTGGAAGGCACGCGGGCCTGGCTCGACCATTGGATCTTCGATGCCGGCGATTGGAAGGGCTTTCTCTCAACGCTGGGTCCCGAGGCCCGCGAAGCCGTGCGGGTCAAAACGCCGCGCCTCTCTGAACCTCTCGACTTCGGAGCCTGAGCCCATGAAGATCATAGCCCCATGAAGATCACATCTATCGAGGCGATCTGTCTCGCCATCCCGATGAAACCGCTCGACCCGCCGTCGCCCTGGACCGCGGCCACGCGCAAGCAGATCGTCGTGCGCGTCAGGACCGACGCGGGACTCACGGGCGTGGGCGAGGCCTTCGCCTACGGCGCGCCGCTCGCGGTCTGCAACGTGATCGAGGAGAGCCTGGCGCCGCTGCTGATCGGCCAGGACCCGCTCAGGATCGAGTATCTGGCGGACCTCATGCACCGCGGCACCATGATCTACGGCCGGCGGGGGCTGGCGATGTTCGCCATCAGCGGCGTGGACATCGCGCTGTGGGATCTTCTCGGCAAGGCGCTGAACGCCCCCGTCCATGCACTCCTGGGAGGCGCGACACGTCCCACGCTACCCGTGTACGCGAGCCTCATGCGCTACGACTCGCCCAAGGACGTGGCGGGCGCCTGCAAGGGCTTCGTCGCCCAGGGCTTCACGATGCTGAAGCTCCACCAGACCGACGTGGCCTCGGTCCGCGCGGCGCGTGAGGCCGTGGGGCCGAACGTGGAGCTGATGCTCGACGTGAATTGCCCCTGGACTCCCGCCGAGGCCATCGGTATGGCGCGGGCGCTCGCGCCCTACCGGCTCTTCTGGTTCGAGGAGCCGGTGTGGCCTCCCGAGGACTACACGGGGCTCGCTGAGGTAGCGCGGGCCACCGACACGCCCATCGCGCTGGGCGAGAACGAGTCCACGCTCTACGGCTTCCGCGAGATCATCGAGCGCCGCGCGGGCGACATCCTCCAGCCCAGCATCACCAAGGTCGGCGGCATCACGGAGTTCAAGAAGATCGCAGCGCTCGCCCAGGCGGCCAACCTGCCCATCGCGCCGCACTCCTTCTATTTCGGCCCGGGGCTGGCGGCCACGCTCCATGTGGCGGCGACCTTGGGTAGCGCGATGCCCGTGGAGTTCCCGACGGGCGAGCACGAGACGTCTTTTCTCGCGCGCCCTATCCAGGCGCACGACGGCCACGTCGAAGTACCTATGGGTCCCGGGCTCGGCGTCGAGATCAACGAAGAGGCCATTCGCCGCCATCCCTACGCCGCCTCGGGCGCCAAGCCTTTCGTGCTCCATGGCACTTCGAGCTGAACGTCGGCCGGGGCCAAAGGCCCAGGTCGATGTGAGGCGAGGGCTGAGATAACCCATGCCGGAGTACACCGATCGCGAGCTGATGGTCATCGCCGCGGGGCGCGAGATC includes the following:
- a CDS encoding mandelate racemase/muconate lactonizing enzyme family protein, with product MKITSIEAICLAIPMKPLDPPSPWTAATRKQIVVRVRTDAGLTGVGEAFAYGAPLAVCNVIEESLAPLLIGQDPLRIEYLADLMHRGTMIYGRRGLAMFAISGVDIALWDLLGKALNAPVHALLGGATRPTLPVYASLMRYDSPKDVAGACKGFVAQGFTMLKLHQTDVASVRAAREAVGPNVELMLDVNCPWTPAEAIGMARALAPYRLFWFEEPVWPPEDYTGLAEVARATDTPIALGENESTLYGFREIIERRAGDILQPSITKVGGITEFKKIAALAQAANLPIAPHSFYFGPGLAATLHVAATLGSAMPVEFPTGEHETSFLARPIQAHDGHVEVPMGPGLGVEINEEAIRRHPYAASGAKPFVLHGTSS
- a CDS encoding CoA-transferase, whose amino-acid sequence is MPQDKVVPMREAVARFVPDGASVCMGTALEALIPFAAGHELIRQRRRDLTLIGPISDILFDQLIAAGCVARIQAAWVGNVSAGLGHNYRRAVEHGVPHPVAVEDHSNLSIALALQAGAMGAPYIPTRSLLGTGLLDSNPSFKEARDPFSGDPVVLIPALRPDVAILHVQRSDAEGHAHCWGTLGVTRQAAMAARRVIIVAEEIWPRERILSDPGLVLAPALKVAAVVHEPFGAYPSPVQGYYGRGHDFYHRYHEETRTVEGTRAWLDHWIFDAGDWKGFLSTLGPEAREAVRVKTPRLSEPLDFGA